In one Haemophilus parainfluenzae genomic region, the following are encoded:
- the znuC gene encoding zinc ABC transporter ATP-binding protein ZnuC — translation MQIRAIQPAQPTPLITLKNINVVFEQKTALRDINLSIYPNSIITIVGPNGGGKSTLLKTLLKLQTPTSGEVIYSANVRIGYVPQKIHLDHSLPMTVERFLALKKGVKTQEISTALEQLSITHLRKNNMQKLSGGEMQRVLLARAILNKPNLLVLDEPTQGVDINGQAELYQLIHRTQQTLNCAVLMVSHDLHIVMADSKEVLCINQHICCAGTPESLSNDPKFMRLWGNQISQNMGFYTHHHNHHHNMHGDVCSCSANPSECQQ, via the coding sequence ATGCAGATTCGCGCCATTCAACCAGCCCAACCCACACCATTAATTACACTGAAAAATATCAATGTGGTCTTTGAACAAAAAACCGCATTGCGGGACATTAATCTCAGCATTTATCCCAATTCCATTATCACCATTGTAGGGCCAAATGGTGGGGGAAAATCAACCCTCTTAAAAACCTTATTAAAATTGCAAACGCCAACATCTGGTGAGGTGATTTATAGCGCTAATGTCAGAATTGGCTATGTCCCACAAAAAATTCACCTCGATCACAGCTTACCAATGACGGTTGAGCGTTTTCTGGCGCTCAAAAAAGGTGTTAAAACGCAAGAAATATCAACCGCACTTGAGCAACTCTCTATCACTCATTTGAGAAAAAATAATATGCAAAAACTCTCTGGTGGCGAGATGCAACGTGTATTATTGGCCCGTGCGATTTTAAATAAACCCAATTTACTGGTGCTAGATGAACCAACTCAAGGCGTGGATATTAATGGTCAAGCTGAACTTTATCAGCTGATTCATCGTACTCAACAAACCTTAAACTGTGCGGTTTTAATGGTTTCCCATGATTTGCATATCGTGATGGCGGACAGTAAAGAAGTGTTGTGCATCAATCAACACATTTGCTGTGCCGGCACACCAGAAAGCCTATCCAATGATCCCAAATTTATGCGTCTTTGGGGCAATCAAATCTCACAAAATATGGGCTTTTATACGCACCACCATAACCATCACCATAATATGCACGGTGATGTTTGTAGTTGCAGTGCCAATCCATCAGAATGCCAACAATAA